AAGCCGCCCTCGCTGCAATTATTATGGGCACCCGGCCATGTATTCTGGCGCTGAACCTGCCGAAGTATTGAGTTTCCGTCTGACTCCATTGCGGCTTATAGGCGGTGCCTATTAATTGATAGATTCCATATCTTTGTCCTTTTGACCTCGTTATGTTACAACAATATACAGAAGAACTATGTCCGCGTGGGCGCGGATCAACTTGAGGAGTGACGAAGAATGAGCGAAGTTAAAAAAATCGCCGTAATCGCAGGGGACGGTATCGGGCCCGAAGTTGTGGCGGAAGCAGAAAAAGTATTAAAAGTAACCGAGGAGGTATTCGGCTACAAATTCGAGACCGAGCATGCGCTGTTCGGCGGCATCGCGATCGACGAGAAGGGTACTCCGCTGCCTGCGGAAACGCTTGACATCTGCAAGAGCGCGGATGCTGTGCTGCTGGGAGCCGTGGGCGGCCCCAAATGGGACACCAACCCGAAAGAACTCCGTCCGGAAACCGGGCTTCTGGGCATCCGCAAAGCGCTGGGCCTGTTCTCGAATCTGCGTCCCGCGGTCGTATTCGACTGTCTGAAGGACGCCTCCACGCTGAAGCCGGAAGTGCTTGAAGGAACAGACCTGATCGTCGTACGTGAGCTGACCGGCGGTATTTACTTCGGTGAGAAGTTCCGCCGTCAAAGTGAGCAGGGGGAAGAAGCGGTTGACACCTGCGCATACAATGTAACTGAAGTGGAGCGCATCGCCCGCCAGGCGTTCGAAATTGCCGGGAAGCGCCGGGGCAAGCTGGCTTCCGTCGACAAAGCAAACGTACTGGAAACGTCGCGCCTGTGGCGTGAAGTAGTTATCCGCGTTGCGGCAGACTATCCGAACGTGGAACTGGAGCATGTGCTGGTTGACAACTGCGCCATGCAGCTGCTGCGCCGCCCTTCGAGCTTCGACGTCATCGTCACCGAGAACATGTTCGGCGATATTTTGAGCGACGAAGCCGCAATGCTCACTGGTTCCATCGGTATGTTGGCCTCCGCTTCGCTGGGCGAAGGAAGCTACGGCCTCTATGAGCCGGTTCACGGCTCTGCTCCGGACATCGCAGGACAAGGGCTGGCCAATCCGATTGCTACGATTCTCTCGCTGGCCCTGATGTTCCGCATGACCTTCGGCTACGAAGACGCGGCAGCCGCAATCGAAGCCGCTGTGGCGCAGGTGCTTGATGCCGGGCACCGTACCAGCGATATCGCCGTGGACAAGAGCAAGGCGATCAGCACGAGCGAAATGGGCGACCTGATCGTTGCAGCTATTCGGAAATAAGAAAACGTCACACAATTTTGCTTATTTATAATAATTATAAAAAAATAATCACTGTAATCTTGACTTTGATTTTGTGCGGTGATACCATTTGGTTTGTAGCAGCAAAAACGTAACCAAATCCAATCATAACCAAGAAAGACACTGCCTCTTCACCTGATTTCAGAGGGATGGCCGCTTGTTTTTCTTACATAATCAAAGGAGGATTTTCGCAATGGCAGAACGTTTGGTAGGTAAACCGGCTCCGGATTTCACAATGGAAACCGTATCGGGGGATGGCAAAGAATTCGGCAAAG
This region of Paenibacillus sp. URB8-2 genomic DNA includes:
- the leuB gene encoding 3-isopropylmalate dehydrogenase, with translation MSEVKKIAVIAGDGIGPEVVAEAEKVLKVTEEVFGYKFETEHALFGGIAIDEKGTPLPAETLDICKSADAVLLGAVGGPKWDTNPKELRPETGLLGIRKALGLFSNLRPAVVFDCLKDASTLKPEVLEGTDLIVVRELTGGIYFGEKFRRQSEQGEEAVDTCAYNVTEVERIARQAFEIAGKRRGKLASVDKANVLETSRLWREVVIRVAADYPNVELEHVLVDNCAMQLLRRPSSFDVIVTENMFGDILSDEAAMLTGSIGMLASASLGEGSYGLYEPVHGSAPDIAGQGLANPIATILSLALMFRMTFGYEDAAAAIEAAVAQVLDAGHRTSDIAVDKSKAISTSEMGDLIVAAIRK